The Gemmatimonadales bacterium genomic interval GTGCTGCGGCGCCCCGCACAGCCTGAGGCGCCCAGGCGACCGGCCCCTGTCGAGCGAGGGCGGCCCCTGTCGAGCGAGGGCCGGTCAAAAGGTGGGGACGGCAAGCGTGACTAACCGCGCCAGCGAGAATATCCCCACCCGCCACCGCCGAGGAGCAATACCGCTACCAGGATGATCAACACTGTCTCCATGGACATCACTCATCACCTCCCGCCACTGCTGGTGTTTCTCCGTGTCCCAGTCTAGCTGCCGTCTATCGCGATTGGCTATTGGACCTTCGTCGCTGTCCTTCGACAGGTGGCTGCTTGACACGCGCCAGCCGTGGGCCATCCTCTCGCTCCTCGAGCTGCACACCTCGGGGGAGTGATGCGTCCCTGTGGGGCCTTTGTCCAATGGTCGCCGGCGACGGCGACTGCTAGGGTTATGAACAGATCAATCGCAGAAGCTCACCATCCAGCAGGAGGCACGAAGATGAACTACCGATTCTCACTCGCAGCACTCGCACTGGCATTCGCGTTCGGTTGCGCCGGCCCCGCGGGCGTCCAGGGCCCCACCGGCATGACCGGCGCGCAGGGCATCGCGGGCGTCCAGGGTCCGACCGGCATGACCGGCGCCCAGGGTCAGACCGGCGCACAGGGTGCCACCGGCATGACCGGCTCGCAGGGCCAGACCGGCACGACTGGCTCCCAGGGTCCCGCCGCCTCGATGGCGCGCTGGACCTCGCTCAAGGACATCATGTTCGACTACGACAAGGCCTCGATCCGGCCGTCCGAGATGAGCAAGACCTCGGACATCGCGACCTACATGAACCAGAACCCGTCCGCCCGTCTCGGGATCGACGGCTCCACCGATCTCCTGCGCGGGACCAATCAGTACAACGTGGCCCTGAGCCAGCAGCGGATCAGTAACGTTCGTGAGGCGCTGATCCAGGCCGGGGTATCGACCGACCGCATGGAGACCGGCGGCTTCGGAGTGGCGAGGATGAAGTGCAGCGATTCACCGGAGGTTTGCTCGCAGCGTGACGGTCGAGTCGAGGTACTGGTCCGCCCCGGCAGCTAGGGACGATCAGGCACAGAGGTTGGGCCGGGGCGACGAATCGCTCCGGCCCGATCAGCCTGTCAGCGGTTCGATCAGGCTCATCTCGCTTCCTCTCTCTGCTGGCGGACGTCTGCCGCGGCCCCCCGCCCGAGGGCCCCGGCAGGGATCCCGGCCCAGGAGCCAGGGGTGGCTCCGCTCGAGCGTCTTGCCGCCCCGCCGGCCAGGTCGGCCACCATGGTCACCAGTCGCCGCGCATCGACCGGCTTCGCAAGAAAGCGCTGGAATCCCGCCCGCAGTACTCGCGCCTCGTCTCCGGGCGCGTTGCGCCCGG includes:
- a CDS encoding OmpA family protein → MNYRFSLAALALAFAFGCAGPAGVQGPTGMTGAQGIAGVQGPTGMTGAQGQTGAQGATGMTGSQGQTGTTGSQGPAASMARWTSLKDIMFDYDKASIRPSEMSKTSDIATYMNQNPSARLGIDGSTDLLRGTNQYNVALSQQRISNVREALIQAGVSTDRMETGGFGVARMKCSDSPEVCSQRDGRVEVLVRPGS